A window of Pseudophryne corroboree isolate aPseCor3 chromosome 1, aPseCor3.hap2, whole genome shotgun sequence genomic DNA:
CAGCCATTAATGCTGCTCAAAGCCATTAGTCCACATTTGTCAGTCACTCCTTATATGGGGGAATTAATGGAAACAAGTTCAAAGGATCAAGGTGTTTGGTTAGTAAGCATAGGGtttagagataaataaaagcaaTAGGAATGAGTCTTTCTTTCATTGTTTAAgggtaatttccccccccccccctcttttacacCAGTTTACATATAAGTTCCCCAGTTTATTTTGTTAGCAAGATCCTGACCTGTCTATGATTTGCTGCCTCAACTGTTTAACATGGTGAAAACTCTCAGGGCTGCAGATATCGAAGACCAAGATAAAGACTCTGCTGTTCCGGAGCCCACGAAAGCGTGGATCCAGCCACTCCTGGGAGAAAAGAAAGGAGGAAAATAACCTGGTTAACTTTGCTGTTTATCTGTAGACTTTATCTCTTTTACAATGTACCCATTAAAATGTAAAGAATGTATTCCTTCCACAGAGACTAATTCATGCACTTATAAAGTGGGGAAgatattatttaaaatatatattttctatgCCCATATGCATCTGTCACTAATCAGCATGGTGACTGACTGGGTCTCTAACTCAGGTATAAGTCATTTTACAGGCATAAATCTCTCCTGGATACGTCTTACAATTACATTCAAAGGCTTTACAGAGGTTTACATCACTGTTTTCATACATGGCAAATAAATATTAAGGGCTTCATTTGGATTATACCCTGATTAAGATTTCATATTTCATTCCAGTCTTGTACAAATGGCTTAAAGGGAATTGCCAAACCTGTCCCCGTGAAGTCATGGTTTATTTTAAGCTTTTCAGTAGACTTAATAAATCTTTTTGTTGCATTACTAACAGTACTGCCACCCTCTGTGTGTGGGCCCTGGGCTGTACAATCATGTAGTACTGTGCTCACCTCAGCACTCCATTTACCTTATATTGTAACAAGGAAGTGAAAAGGGGAGGAGCAAGTTCTCATAAGGCGGAATCTGCTGTAAACTGAGGCTAAATAACAAGCATCAATACATTTCTCCTGAGTGTTCTTTATTGAGTGTCATTTTGCTCTTTAATTGCATACAAATAGTATATTTGGCAAAAGGATTTtagatacaattttaaaggttatgTGACCTCTTAAGATAGGTGAAAGGGATGGGGGAAAATGCATGTTCTTCAGTGAATAAACAAAGCAAGGCATCAACCTGACTTGATTGATATGAATTTAAGGACAAGACCAAGATCACCTGTCGCATAGCAAAATATAGGTCATCTAGCCTTCTGATCGAATACTTTACTATGAGCAAATATAGGTATGTGAAAACGTCCAGGGTGCATTTATTTGTAGCTGTGAGCACTTTATATTTGCTTACGTGCACCAAAGGATCTGAAAACATCAGAGCAGGAGTTAGCAGTTCTCCCATAGATACCAGTAGTATTTCCAGCGGCAGAGGGATACGTTAGGAAGTGTCTCACCTGTCTGGCAGAGCCAGGGTACCTGTGCAGAGTGGGTAAGTCCAGGATGAGGAGCTCATACATCCTCCCGCTGAGGACAGCAGAGGCGCGGTACAGCTGCCTGCTCTCTGTCGGAGTGTATTCCTCCCGGAACTCCTGGGCTACAAACTGCCGGATAATTGCGGATTTGCCAACTCCAGGTGCACCCAGCACTGCCACCTGCACTGTCTGCTCCATCGTATGTTAAGCACATCTGACCTGGTCCTCACTTATGCATGACCATTAGCCATAAGGATCCACTCACAGACATGAACCGCTATTATCTTAGCATCAGCAAGGTATGTGGCATCCTCATCCTGAGACCTGTAAATGCAAAGCACGCAATTGGCAAACATTCAGCAAGAGGAGTAAGGGTGCCAATGTGGGTTTCGCGTTTGGTGTTCATGCTATAGTCATTCATGCAGTATATACAGCTGACATTAATATAGCCAGCAAGCACAGGGAACCAGCGTTAGGTGAAACAGCAATCTGCACAGTAATGCGGATGCATAATTCCCAAGCAGGGCAATTGGTGGGAAGGCGCTCATCAGCCAGCGAGAATTTACAGCCATGGTATAACAACAGCAACATGAAGCATACACCGTGCTTTTACATCATTCAATGCAGTAGATGATAATGACAAAGAATAAAGCTGGACACTAGCACACGTCGTCTCAATTAAAAGGAGAAAATAAAGTACACATTAACTAAGAAGACGCTGTACACAGGAAACAATTGGCTGCATTACTTACAGGCGGTTTTAATTAagaaaattatttttaatttattgaaAGATAAATTCCTCCTTCCGCATATTAGTAACTTTAGAGATCATTTGGATGATCAGTGGCATCAGTAAGAGATGATACTGTGGGGGATGTGTCGTCTGTAACCCGATACTATTGTTACCACTCAAGGTCATTCTGTGGGAGCGGGTGAACGTCAATGGCAGCGTCTTACAGCGCCAAACCTTGCAGATACGATAATGACATGGGACATAAGAGGATTGCCGCTTTAGTAGCGCTTACCTCCAGCTCCCTGGAATCAGTAGGCTCTCAGCAGCCTTTTGTCATGAATGCACAGATGTTACTATAATGGTTTTGTGATGGGCACAAAGTGACCACTGGGCTTACCCTTTGTGCTATCTTGCACCCGGATCTCCGATGCAAGCATTGACCTTCAGCACCAGGGACAGCGGCAGCAGACCCGGCCAGTGTTCTATGTACTgtactctctccccctccccttgtACTTACTGCTGAGAGAAGCAGGATCTCGGGCACGTGCTGCAGAATACAAACAACaccccctcccccttttcctaaacTGCGGCATCTTGTACTAGCAGTGGTGTGGGCATTACTACTACAGAGGTACCTAGGGTCTCCATACATGATGTCACCAGTCTACAATAACAGAGAAGTCATCCGTGACTATAgtatacagcagaggttctcaaaggcagtcctcaaggcacctctaTTGTCCAGGTATTAGGTAGatccattgctcagcacagatggctaaatcaaatttattgaggtactatttaagtcatctgtggccaagcatggatacccttaaaacccggaccgttggggtgccttgaggaccatgtttgagaacctctggtatacagTAATTGATGTATCTACAAATGTTTTTTACGTAGAAGTACTCCTACTTTTTTGTAGTGCATCAGCCCACATTCTCTCTGCCTTTCATGTGAGAATTTATGTCCACTTAAGGACAACTGTGTACCAAGAGCCTTTGGCGAATGTTTACACTACAACCTTAGGTTAATTTGCCTCAATTGATTAGGTCTGAGGGACATTTATTATTACAGGTGTGGTTAGAGATATTTCTCTTATTATCTAGCCTCCAACAGGAATCTTTAGTCATCTGTACtcttaagctgtgtacacactgggaCAAAGTGTTCCCAGCAGATATATTTGGCTGGCGGGCCTATATACATCGCATCCTGGGTACGCAGGGAGCGATGTAATGAAAGTCAGAGCGACATTTCGCTCCTTCCTTTATTACTTATGTTGCGGTCGCTAGCTTTATCACCAAATAGGCTGTAGGGTAAGGCTGACCGGGAGACATTGCTAGCAACCACGGCCACTGGCAAATTGGGCATATACACTAAGCGATATTCCCGATTTGTCATTCCAATACTGCCAGAAACAACATATCGGGCTGATACAGTCTAAGTGCGTATCCAGCTTTAGGTTTACAGAACAATCCAAAATTTGATTGTTACCACAGCAGGAAGAGGGAcaattttattatatataatttCAAACAATAGAGAGAACTTACAGCTATAGTCGCAAAAATCGGGCAATTTGCAAAGTTGGCTAATGTATTAACAGCCGCAAAACTGATTTTTGGGACACTTTCACCTCTCAAGTAGAGCTCCTGATCAAAAGtcggatccagatgttttgcccatgTCAAGTATACAACTCGCCTGATGTAATGGAGTTCAATGTTGCAAGTCAGACACACAACAGCTCTTAAACGCTCAAAGAATTTAGAGGGATTTTTTTGGTCGCATTAGTTATAATTGATATCCAACATttttcaagcacatttgcaataaataaataattttcaaTAAATTTGTacactaaaaaacaaacaaacagtctttTACAAATCCAAAAACGTTGTTGGTCCAGGTATAAGACTAGTGGCAAAACGTAAGAGTCTCCGAGTTCCAGAGGTGTAGGAATTTTCtgcgagtctgcccatttttttaaagcggcaatcatttacaaggcataacaaACCTGGTGTGTCTGGTAAATGATTGATGCTTTAAAAAACTTGCACAAAATTCCCACACCTCCAGAAcgcggaggctattacattttgtCGCTAGTCTTTTACAAAACTTTTACAAATCCAAAAGCGTTGTAGTGTACGTCATTTTTGCACAGGAAAATGCGTCTGATGCACAAAGGGATGtattaggacgcacaagcagcgtaTGCAGAtttaaatgatatacagcatggctatattctgtgtgtaattgcaactgtcagcatacctaattatgttacagtATTTGGCTggaatacagttgctattacacacagaatataggcatgctgcatatcaggagctgcgtgtgcgtcttattaGCACCGTTTTGCTTCTAAAATGAAacaatgtctatattctgtgtgtaatagcaactgtatctgcatacaaaacgttatgctacagtgtattccagccaaacactaacATAATTAGGTATGCTGATACAGTTGTAATTACACTCATAATAAAGCCATGCTGTGTATCATTTAAATCatcataagctgcttgtgtgtcctggaGGACTGGGGGTTTATTTAGGATGTGTGTTGCTTTTATCATGGGAATTTTGGGCGCCCAAAGGTGACTTTCTCTGATATTGTGGACCTCCTATCCGAAATTATCGGATGTTTTATAGTCCAAATATCGCAACAACTTGGATCAGATACGCAGAAGCCGGGATAAAGATGCACGGCTCTTCACTGGCCAAGTTCCGGGAAATAGACACACATCTGTAATGTTTGATGTGATGCGATAATTTCCCGGGTGGCATTATCGGCTCACATTACATCCTGGTCCGTATTTGAATACATTTTAGCTTTACCATATGTATTTGCAGTGAAGAAGTAAAAAGactgtcacatactgtatacagctaGACACCTAAAACTTCTATTCAGATCAAAATGGACACTAAATAagccatctttttttttcttttcttttatgatTGCATAGATATTGATAGTATTCATAGCACATACATACAGCTTAACAGGTTTGCTCACTACTAAATCATGAAtagcaataaagaaaaaaaaattgagagATAAAAAGGGACAGGTACTGTATGCGCCAGAGACACAATGAAAACATGTCCCTCTTGGGGTTCACACACTATGgataaaacaatactgtctattacccctttcacatcgccaaaataatccggtatcgacccggcaatcGACACTGTTaaatgtgcgatgtgaaaggggccttggagaattctcGGGTCGCCTGacacggtaattcaacccaggtaataagaagggttattcccatgttgaataccgggtcagtggcagcgtaaacagattcccaggtcgatgcgacctgggacacgtttactacatagggagaggcggcacggatataagctcatctcccagcgccgccctcacctccgccccccaccgctatggcaaccgacccgacaTCTTGCCGGGTCAGGAAGCCAGCGCAGAGGGtccaatgtcggatcccacccgggaaggacccgttcccaattcccgggtgagatccggcattggagatctgaaaggtGTATCAGTGAAAACGGGCAATCTGTGTGCCAATTTGAGACAAAGTCATATAGTGCAGCTCTGGAAAGGCTGTGATATGACCACCGCCGCCAATTGTCGCTGCTTCACAGTATAGAAGGCACACTGGGCGGGGGGAGGGGAACAGCGATCATGTCGGAAGCATAAACAAGAGCAGCTGCCATTGAATATATAAAATCTCTACCCTGGTGAACTATCAATTTCACTTTAATAGACTTTATCAAGGAAAAAACAGAATGTGAATGACTATTTGCCTCTTACAGCTTTCACAGGAGTAACTCCACGGTTTAATTTTTCCAGCAATAAAGAAGTTTTGCATCATTTATAACAAAAATGATATTGAGATTCACACATATGAAAgtttttattatatacattttaaTCCAAGTTGCCATTTTTTAAGTTAATAGGATCCAGCAGAACCTACCTCTTACAGACATAATACAACATCTACCATAAAAAGGGGTGGGATCCACCCACATTCTCATGGAAGAGTAGGGAACATTTTAACCCCTGTGCTGTCCATGTGTTAGCAAAGGGTTTAAAACGTATTTTATGGCTGGGGTAAGAGCATAAAATCAACACTTTTCATTATTTGGTCCGTGTTTGTATATCCAGATTAGAAAAAGTAGCAGAAGGCCTCTGTCCTGTATGTCCAACCATCACACAGGAAGGACAGTGATCGTCACACAGCTGGCATGGAGAAAGGCTTAGTTCTTCAGGACTGTTTCAAAAGCTTGGAAGATGAATGGTGATACCTCAGGTGCCCGGCACTTCAGAGAGAGCTGTTTGTGGAAAATAAAAGTTAGATTTATTTTTATGCAAGTCAGAAGACTTGCTAAAGATGTCCGAGATACAATTATACCTTATGTCAACAAGCAGGTGAGGATTACTCCACACACTGGTCTAAAATACTAGTTTGTATATCAATGCCCAGTCATTTGCAGGGTCACTAGCATGCAAAATTCATTAAAACATGGAACTGCAATGGCAATTGTAGATGTTACACATTGGCAGCCATTATTTTTCCTGTGTCTATCTCTCTCCACCCAGGTCTTGAGCTCTCTAGCTCCCTCCTTCTCTTGCCCTCCACTTTCTCTGCTACCCCCCCCTCTTCAAACTCCCTTCCCAGTTCCACATTGTAACCGCTCCAAAACTCATAATGAGGGGAGTCATGGGTTCCGGGTGCTGACAGCAAGGGCTCTGGAAAGGATTACATGAACATGTACTCTTAATTTATATATCTTCTTTGCTGTAAGACGGTTCCAGCTATTCCCAGGTAACCGCATAGAAGACACTGTGTGggagtcaggcagccagtgagagctgtgaggagaAAGGGGGCAGGGCCTTCCTTCAGCTCTCTACTGAGCCTGTGCTAGACTGACACCATAGTAGCTCGTCTAGTACATTTCCCATCTATTATATAAAACATATTATGATTAAAGAACTAGATCAGATTGTGGTTGCATGCTATTACAATTTACCCTAGTTTATATAAACAAGATCACATCAAATTGGAAGCATCACAAAATCTGCCATGTGTTAGTGCTGCTTGTATAAATACTGTTATGCAGCACTGTCTGGTGTTTTTGGCGCAATAACCATATAAACCTGTATCTGCAAACAGAAGAGTTGTGTGAATGCTAATCCAGctcacttgaattttttttttaatttttttttaaagaaaagttgAGGAGCAAagatccaataaaaaaaaaaaaaaaaaagaaggacaaCACCATTGTACACCTGTCAGGCGGCTGAATGATGCTGGCAATACATACACTGATAATGGAGTCAGACAACAGAAACTTACTGCACAGCTAGCACTTCCAGGCTGCATCCTCAGCTCTGCCAACACCCAAATGCCATTTGTAAGCTTCATTGATTGATACAGCATGTCCTGACCTTCCACTGTACGCCGGGCTACTGTGAAGATATTGCTGGCCTGCATCTTGTTACTGATCGCATCTGTGGAACCAGACAGTAATGTAAGCTCACCAGCATGTGATCGAAAAGTAGGAGAGACGATTGGTAGAACTGGAATGTGGTAATTAAAGAAATGTGAACAGAATAAAACACAGTATATGAAAAGTCTTCCTTCCTGATTCTATAGAGAGCTATTACAGTGGCAGAAAAACTCCTGGATCACTCGCAACTTTTGTGGCTTTTTAAAAGTCATAGCCAGACATGTAATGCCATATTGTCTTTGTAAATTAACTAAAGGTGCACAAGCATtgtgcgatgtaaccttacgattttgactatatagtcaaaatcgtaaggaaagttagtgcaaatcgcaccatgtgtacacagcttgcggtaCCGACGCACGGACCAGCGGGATCGGAATTAAAAGAAAAAattgactgtgcaggcaaggcaatttaaactatattgtgtacaatctagtacatagtatagtcaaaattggcacttagccaAAATCTCAAGTTAAGATggtatcggtggttcagggctccggggagagctcaggggaaatcgcatagtcaaaatcggagatagtcaatatctcaccgtgtgtacacaccttaagttttgAATTGAATTTACCATGTACAATATAAAAATATGGTTACGAAAAAGAAACTTTATCAAATTAGAAGAAAATATATTGTATCCATAGAGTAACATGAAATATTTGTACAAATAACCGCCCATAATATTTATTCAAATGCAATGCAATACAAATAGTGTACAAGGTTTGCCAGGAGATCGATGGGGACAACTCTATTCCATAAAACTGTAAGAGCTTCATCCAGCTTTCTTCAGATTGAAGTATGGTGATTGTGCCCCGGCCATTGAATTTGCTTAATAAGATGGGTCTCAAAACATTTCTCCATGATTTTGCATGATGACACGCTATGATGTCATCATAACAAATGAATTCACCTTCCAGAAATTATCTGTCCACTTGAACATCACTTGGTTTGCAGTGACATGGTGCTTCTTTCAGTGCATTTTTTCCCCTTTTTAAGATCTCATTAGCAGTGTTTAGAATCGTACAAACAATGAGAAAGCAGACAAAGTGTGAATGTAAAGCcctaattcaattagctgcaaattTACTACGAATTATGCCTATTTAATTATTCGCTAAATACTTTATTATGaccaataataaacttctataCTGTTACTGGATGTCAGTTTAGCTTTTTTAAAGGGGTACAGGCAAATTTAGCCACTTCTCACTTTTCACTGCCGGCAACAATTTTCGCAGTAATTCGCTTTCCGTGAATTTGCAATTGAATAGGCGGAATCACGGGAGTGCGTATACCCGTGAAAAGCCCGTTTTCagggtgaaaaaaaaaaattagcaaaaGCCGTGAAAACGGCATTCGCAGTAAATTACCGCGATTTAATGTCGGTCGGAAacgcggccaaacccgacaggttttagtcccgtttccgacaatgtcaatccgactttagaaaaagtcggattgccattgttTGGCcgggcattgaatactgacctgtcggaaaggatccgacaggtattgaatacacaccTAACCATTACTAAGGGAGACAATTATGACAAGTAGAGTGGGGAAGGACAATACAGAAAGGCAAAAAGGGAAGAAGGAAAAGaaaagggaggggggtggggtggatTAGTACAAACAGCCAATATGTATAAAAATTGTTCAAAGCAAAATGTAATCACTAGTTCACATAAGAAAATAGATCAAAGGAAGAacttaattatgtgtgtgtgtgtgtgtgtgtgtgtgtaagtcatTACAATTCAACCACGTATCAAGAAGAAACAAGTACTTGACGCATCAGATACCATTCAGTGTTTTCAAATAGTTAATatatgtaaataagaatttactcaccggtaattctatttctcgtagtccgtagtggatgctgggaactccgtaaggaccatggggaatagcgggctccgaaggaggctgggcactctagaaagatcttagactacctggtgtgcactggctcctcccactatgaccctcctccaagcctcagttaggtactgtgcccggacgagcgtacacaataaggaaggattttgaatcccgggtaagactcataccagccacaccaatcacaccgtacaactcgtgatatgaaacacagttaacagtatgaaacaatagagcctctcaacagatggctcaacaataacccgatttagttaaccataactatgtacaagtattgcagataaaccgcacttgggatgggcgcccagcatccactacggactacgagaaatagaattaccggtgagtaaattcttattttctctaacgtcctagtggatgctgggaactccgtaaggaccatggggattataccaaagctcccaaacgggcgggagagtgcggatgactctgcagcactgaatgagagaactccaggtcctcctcagccagggtatcaaatttgtagaattttgcaaacgtgtttgcccctgaccaagtagctgctcggcaaagttgtaaagccgagacctctcgggcagccgcccaagatgagcccaccttccttgtggaatgggcattgacagattttggctgtggcaggcctgccacagtatgtgcaagctgaattgtactacaaatccaacgagcaatagtctgcttagaagcaggagcacccagcttgttaggtgcatataggataaacagcgagtcagattttctgactctagccgttctggaaacatattttcagtgccctgacaacgtctagcaacttggagtcctccaagtccctagtagcctaggcaccacaataggctggttcaggtgaaacgctgacaccaccttcgggagaaactggggacgagtcctcaattctgccctatccatatggaaaatcaaataagggcttttacaagacaaaaccgccaactttgatactcgcctggcagaagccaaggccaataacataaccaccttccacgtgagatatttcagatccacggtttttagtggttcaaaccaatgtgattttaagaaactcaacaccacgttgagatcccaaggtgccacaggaggcacaaacgggggctgactctgcagcactccttttataaatgtctgaacttcaggtactgaagctagttctttttgaaagaaaatcgacagagccgagatctgtaccttaatggaacccaatttaaggcccatagtcactcctgcttgcaggaaatgcagaaatcgacctagttgaaattcctctgttggggccctttcggcctcacaccatgcaacatattttcgccatatgcggtgataatgagttgctgtaacctctttcctggctttagtaagcgtaggaatgacttcctccggaatgcccttttccttcaggatccggcgttcaaccgccatgccgacaaacgcagctgcggtaagtcttggaacagacagggcccctgctgccgcaggtcctgtctgagtggcagaggccatgggtcctctgatataaattcttgaagttctgggtaccaagctcttcttggccatccacgagtatcgttcttactcctcgccttcttattattctcagtacctttggtatgagaggcagaggggagaacacataaaccgactggtacacccacggtgttaccagagcgtccatagctatcgcctgagggtcccttgacctggtgcaatatcttttatagctttttgttgaggcgggacgccatcatgtccacctgtggcctttcccaatggtgtacaatcctattggaagacttctggaggaagtccccattctcccgggtggaggacgtgtctgttgagaagatctgcttcccagttgtccactccgggaatgaacactgctgacagtgctaacacatgattttccgcctatcggagaatccttgtggcttctgccatcgccatcctgcttcttgtgctgccctgttggtttacatgggcgactgccgtgatgttgtctgattggatcagtaccggctggttttgaagcagaggccttgccggcctcagggcattgtaaatggccctcaggtccagaatatttatgtgtagggaaataacctgacttgaccaaagtccctggaaatttcttccctgtgtgactgcctcccagcctcaaaggctggaatccatggtcactaggacctagtcctgtatgccgaacctgcggccctcttgaagatgggcactctgcagccaccacagtagagataccctggtccttggagacagggttatcagcctatgcatcggaagatgcgatccggaccacttgtccaacaggtccctctgaaaagttcttgtatggaacctgcctaatgggattgcttcgtaggaagctaccatttttcccaggactcgcgtgcaatgatgcaccgctgcctattttggcttcaggaggtctctgactagagatgacaactccttggctttctcctccgggagaaacactatttctggtttatgtccagaaccatccccaggaacagtagacgtgtcataggaaccagctgtgactttggactgtttagaatccaaccatgctgttgtagcactttccaaaatagtgctaccccgactaccaactgctccttggacttcgcccttataacgagattgtccaagtacgggataattacaactccctttttttgaaggagtatcaacatttcggccattaccttgataaaacaccctcggtgccatgtacagtccaaacggcagtgtctagacttggtaatggtaatcctgtaccacaaatctgaggtactcctggcgaggatggtaaatggggacatgcaggtaagcatccttgatgtcccaggataccatgtaatccccctcgtccaggcttggaataaccgccctgagtgattccatcttgaacttgaatttttgtgttcaaggattttaaatataaaatgggtcacaccgaaccatgcggtttcggtaccccaacccgtgtggaatagtaaccccgtccttgttgaagtaggggcaccttgagtattacctgctgggaataccgcttattaattgcctctagcacagcctccctgcctgagggagttgtcagcaaggcatattttaggaaacggctggggggagacatctctaattccagcttgtacccctgaaatactacttgaaagaaacagggatccacctgtgagcgagcccactaattgctgaaattttttgagacggccccccaccgtacctggctacacctgtggagcacccgcgtcatggtgtggcctcacaggaggcgggggaagaatcttgattctgggaacaggctgactggtgcagcttttttccctctacccttgtctctgtacagaaaggaagcgccatttgacccgcttgcttttctgaagccgaaaggactgtacctttgtctgtgaggaaacctgaggtaaaattatttcttcccagcagttgctgtggatacgaggtcccagagaccatccccaaataattcctcacccttataaggctctctatgcgctttttaagtcagcatcacctgtccagtgacaggtctctaataccctcctgacagaatggacattacatttattttggatgccagccggcaaaatatccctctgtgcatcccccatatataa
This region includes:
- the RASL10A gene encoding ras-like protein family member 10A; translated protein: MEQTVQVAVLGAPGVGKSAIIRQFVAQEFREEYTPTESRQLYRASAVLSGRMYELLILDLPTLHRYPGSARQEWLDPRFRGLRNSRVFILVFDICSPESFHHVKQLRQQIIDSTSKPPLIVVVGNKRDQQKHRFAPRHVLSILVKKNWKCGYLECSARSNWHILLLFKELLISTMTRSRSTTPSICLQGALHRERCSIM